A DNA window from Paralichthys olivaceus isolate ysfri-2021 chromosome 11, ASM2471397v2, whole genome shotgun sequence contains the following coding sequences:
- the LOC138412012 gene encoding homeodomain-interacting protein kinase 3-like: MSTKENTGDSSAASVALTAYEVQAGDVLQSSCSSYSVLNFIGEGSFGKIAASINLRTKQNVAVKILKKKESTQDIEREVSMLKLIGHLDSTYMVRFHEQFVHMEQNCLVFERLDMSLYDLLKWRQWKYLHLHQIRPISKQVLVALDALKAMGVLHADIKPDNIMFVHLQDQPLRVKLIDFGCAMMKSQIEQGMYIQPNGYRAPEISLGLPFTEAVDVWGVGCVLAFLYMAQNPFCISSDYQMMKDLVTVLGQPEDRLLRDGEYSRRFFIEEQGADSSSWRLMTAEEFTATNNLETEGLPSSLRSLISLIFFHPKLEAAEMDDRMVFVSLLKGLLHVDGDQRMTPSQALQHPFINMSHLRKDGNSWDYLTSSQLAMKVCPNVNSVYCATSDSSHCAISEKGYTDTMDKVSCEALVSTSVPKSSTGDKYTSSEVLDFDLSISTDTSVSSIKDDDTSELSWCSDAAVDNAAVDVAVDDAAVDDVAVDNAAVDVAVDDAAVDVAVDDAAVDVAVDDVSFTGDKYTSSEVLDSDLSISTDTSVSSIKDDDTSELSWCSDAAVDDAAVDVAVDNAAVDDVAVDNAAVDVAVDDVSSTGDKYTSSEVLDSDLSISTDTSVSSIKDDDTSELSWCSDAAVDDAAVDVAVDDVAVDVTAAATASSGGKRKWLRRIRKFFSSLISCFRPKVED, from the exons ATgtcaacaaaagaaaacacaggagattcttctgctgcctcag TTGCACTGACAGCTTATGAAGTTCAGGCCGGCGACGTGCTCCAAAGCAGCTGTTCCTCCTATTCAGTCCTGAATTTCATAGGGGAAGGCTCCTTTGGAAAAATCGCTGCGTCGATAAATCTCAGGACTAAACAGAATGTGGCTGttaaaatcctgaaaaaaaaagagtccaCCCAGGACATTGAGCGTGAG gttTCTATGTTGAAACTCATAGGTCACCTGGATTCCACCTACATGGTCAGGTTCCATGAGCAATTTGTGCACATGGAACAGAACTGTTTGGTCTTTGAGAGGCTGGACATGAGTCTCTATGACCTGCTAAAGTGGAGACAGTGGAAGTACCTTCATCTACATCAGATCCGCCCAATTTCCAAGCAG GTCTTGGTGGCCCTGGACGCCCTGAAGGCTATGGGTGTCCTGCATGCGGACATCAAACCAGACAACATTATGTTTGTCCACTTGCAGGATCAGCCACTCAGGGTGAAGCTGATAGATTTTGGCTGCGCCATGATGAAGTCCCAAATCGAGCAGGGGATGTACATCCAGCCGAATGGGTACAG GGCTCCAGAAATCTCACTCGGCCTTCCGTTCACCGAGGCCGTCGATGTGTGGGGGGTCGGGTGTGTACTGGCCTTCCTGTACATGGCTCAAAACCCGTTCTGTATTAGCTCTGATTATCAAATG ATGAAGGACTTGGTTACAGTGCTGGGCCAGCCGGAGGACCGTCTGCTCCGTGACGGCGAGTACAGCCGACGTTTCTTCATTGAAGAGCAGGGTGCAGATAGTTCATCATGGAGACTGATG ACCGCAGAAGAATTCACAGCAACGAACAACTTGGAAACAGAGGGGCTGCCGAGCTCTCTGAGGTCTCTGATCAGCCTGATTTTT TTCCATCCAAAGTTGGAGGCTGCTGAGATGGACGACCGCAtggtctttgtctctctgttgaAAGGGTTGCTGCATGTTGACGGGGATCAGAGAATGACTCCTAGTCAAGCTCTGCAGCATCCATTCATCAACATGAGCCACCTGAGAAAGGATGGCAACAGCTGGGACTA TCTGACCTCCTCCCAACTGGCAATGAAGGTCTGCCCAAATGTGAACAGTGTCTACTGTGCAACCTCAGACAGCAGCCACTGTGCAATCTCAGAAAAAGGTTACACTGACACCATGGACAAAGTCTCCTGTGAGGCTCTAGTCTCCACAAGTGTCCCCAAGTCATCCACTGGAGACAAATACACCAGTTCAGAAGTCTTGGATTTTGACCTGTCAATCTCCACAGACACCTCAGTATCATCAATTAAAGATGATGACACCAGTGAACTGTCCTGGTGCTCTGACGCGGCTGTAGACAACGCAGCTGTAGACGTGGCTGTAGATGACGCAGCTGTagacgacgtggctgtagacaACGCAGCTgtagacgtggctgtagacgacgcAGCTGTAGACGTGGCTGTAGATGACGCAGCTgtagacgtggctgtagacgacgtgTCATTCACTGGAGACAAATACACCAGTTCAGAAGTCTTGGATTCTGACCTGTCAATCTCCACAGACACCTCAGTATCATCAATTAAAGATGATGACACCAGTGAACTGTCCTGGTGCTCTGATGCGGCTGTAGACGACGCGGCTgtagacgtggctgtagacAACGCAGCTGTagacgacgtggctgtagacaACGCAGCTgtagacgtggctgtagacgacgtgTCATCCACTGGAGACAAATACACCAGTTCAGAAGTCTTGGATTCTGACCTGTCAATCTCCACAGACACCTCAGTATCATCAATTAAAGATGATGACACCAGTGAACTGTCCTGGTGCTCTGACGCGGCTGTAGACGACGCGGCTgtagacgtggctgtagacgacgtggctgtagacgtcaccgctgcagccacagcctccTCGGGCGGCAAAAGGAAGTGGCTGAGAAGAATCCGAAAATTCTTCTCAAGCCTCATCAGCTGCTTCCGTCCGAAAGTGGAGgactga